One stretch of Bacteroidales bacterium DNA includes these proteins:
- the eno gene encoding phosphopyruvate hydratase yields MGTIANVYARQILDSRGNPTVEVEVITSSGIFARASVPSGASTGAHEAHELRDGDKKTYMGKGVLKAVNNVNKVIAPELQGIEITEQNLIDSLMIQLDGTENKSNLGANATLGVSLAVAHAAAAETSQYLYRYLGGVNANTLPIPMMNIINGGSHADSNVDFQEFMIMPINAESFTHAIRIGTEVFHNLKDVLKKRGLSTNVGDEGGFAPNLKSNEEALKVIIEAIEKAKYKPGEDVAIALDVAASEFYNAGEKKYHFKKSTGDKLSAKEMVAFFEDWTKRYPILSIEDGMAEDDWDGWKLLTDKIGDKVQLVGDDLFVTNVNRLAEGIEKGVANSILIKLNQIGTVSETIQAINMAHRYGYSSVVSHRSGETEDTTIADLAVAMNTGLIKTGSACRSERIAKYNQLMRIEDILGASAYYLGTDFAYYRF; encoded by the coding sequence ATGGGAACAATTGCTAATGTTTATGCTCGTCAAATTCTTGACTCTCGTGGAAATCCTACTGTTGAAGTAGAAGTAATTACATCATCTGGGATCTTTGCTAGAGCATCAGTGCCATCTGGAGCTTCTACAGGTGCTCATGAAGCACACGAACTTCGTGACGGCGATAAAAAAACATATATGGGAAAAGGCGTGCTTAAAGCTGTAAATAATGTTAATAAAGTTATTGCTCCAGAACTTCAAGGAATTGAAATTACTGAACAAAACTTAATTGATAGCTTGATGATTCAGCTTGATGGAACTGAAAACAAATCAAATTTAGGAGCTAATGCAACTTTAGGAGTATCATTAGCTGTAGCACATGCTGCTGCTGCTGAAACCAGTCAGTATTTATACAGGTATTTGGGAGGCGTTAATGCTAATACTCTGCCTATTCCTATGATGAATATTATTAATGGTGGTTCACATGCTGATAGTAATGTTGATTTTCAGGAGTTTATGATTATGCCTATAAATGCTGAAAGTTTTACTCATGCAATTAGAATAGGAACAGAAGTTTTTCATAACTTAAAAGATGTTTTGAAAAAACGTGGACTTTCTACAAACGTAGGTGATGAAGGTGGCTTTGCTCCTAATTTAAAATCAAATGAAGAAGCTTTAAAAGTTATTATTGAAGCTATTGAAAAAGCAAAATACAAACCGGGTGAAGATGTTGCTATTGCATTAGATGTTGCTGCAAGTGAATTCTATAATGCTGGTGAGAAAAAATATCATTTCAAAAAATCAACTGGAGATAAATTGTCAGCTAAAGAAATGGTTGCATTCTTTGAAGATTGGACAAAAAGATATCCAATTTTAAGCATTGAAGATGGTATGGCAGAAGATGATTGGGATGGATGGAAACTATTAACAGACAAAATAGGTGATAAAGTACAGCTTGTAGGTGATGACCTTTTTGTAACTAATGTGAATAGATTAGCTGAAGGTATAGAAAAAGGCGTTGCAAATTCTATCTTAATAAAACTAAATCAAATTGGAACAGTTTCTGAAACTATTCAAGCTATAAATATGGCTCACAGATACGGTTATTCTTCAGTAGTTAGCCACAGAAGCGGTGAAACAGAAGATACTACCATTGCTGACCTTGCTGTTGCTATGAATACTGGACTTATTAAAACCGGAAGTGCTTGTCGTAGCGAGCGCATTGCAAAATATAACCAATTAATGAGAATAGAAGACATTTTAGGAGCTTCAGCTTATTATCTTGGTACTGATTTCGCATACTATCGTTTTTAA
- a CDS encoding DUF1295 domain-containing protein: protein MFKYRSFIPKGISGKNTEKQIADFLNTKGMYSIVRHPLYLGDFLMWLGLFIYIGRRKIFAIVFFGVMDKIDDKP, encoded by the coding sequence CTGTTTAAGTATAGGAGTTTCATTCCGAAAGGAATATCTGGCAAAAATACGGAAAAGCAAATCGCAGATTTTTTAAATACTAAAGGGATGTACTCCATTGTGAGGCATCCCTTGTATTTAGGTGATTTTTTAATGTGGTTGGGCTTATTCATTTATATCGGAAGGAGGAAAATTTTTGCGATAGTATTTTTCGGAGTAATGGACAAAATTGACGATAAACCTTGA